In Spirochaeta isovalerica, the genomic window ACCCGGCTCTATCTGGTATGTAATCGTCAATCTAATCTTTGCTTTTATCTATATAAGCATCGTTCCCATCCCCGAAGCTCCCTTTTGGAGCATTATCTCTGAGAGTAAAAACTTAACCCTATTACTTGCTTTTGTTGTTATATGCCTAGCTGCTCCATTTACAGAGGAACTGATATTTCGTGATTTCATCTGGAAAATTTTTAAAGAGAAAAACTATAGCGATAGAAAAATCCTCATCCTGACATCCTTGATTTTTGCTTTGGCTCATCTGGAGCTATACAGGTTGCCTCTCCTTTTTGTTACAGGTCTTTTATTCGGACTTCTCCGCCTGAAAACAAACAGGATTGGTGCATCAATGATGGCACATTTCTTAACGAATCTCATCGCTTTTATGGCAGGAACTATATAGAAATATGAAACGATTTACGATTACAGTCTTTTGTCTCATCCTGATTTTCTCCTGTTCTGATAAGCCAAATTACAGAATGGTTTCTGTGATGAATGATCTCTACCCCATCGAAATCATATATTTCGACAGTCAAACGGAAAGAGAACTTGGACCTTTCCCCATAAAACGAAGCGTTTATGGAGATCTGATCGAAAAAGTGGAGAGCCGCGATCCGGCTCTGGTCATTCTGAAGTTTTTTCTGGACTCCGAATCGGAAGAAGATGAAGCTCTGGCTGAAGTCATTGGCCGGTATGACAATGTTTTTTC contains:
- a CDS encoding CPBP family intramembrane glutamic endopeptidase, with translation MTEVKAGAYDSAHLKKILGLFVLLSFLAGVVAGIADDSSIIYFLPDLPYYGFFILYIVKAMGREAFLENPALSLHRKDIPGSIWYVIVNLIFAFIYISIVPIPEAPFWSIISESKNLTLLLAFVVICLAAPFTEELIFRDFIWKIFKEKNYSDRKILILTSLIFALAHLELYRLPLLFVTGLLFGLLRLKTNRIGASMMAHFLTNLIAFMAGTI